A region of the Betaproteobacteria bacterium genome:
ATGCGCTCGATCGCTTGCCACCGCCGTTGAAGGCCTTCAAGCCTTACCTGCGCACGGTGCAAGGGATTCGCGAAGAAATGAGCCGCAACAAGACGCTGTGAGCGTCCGCCCCCGTTCGCCGCTGGTCATAGAACGTTCGCTGGATGGACCATGGTGCGTCCGGCGCGCGAGTATCCCCTCCGTGGGCAGGGGACGTGGGTGAGGGATCGAGCGCAATCCGTGTAGGAAGCTCGATAAAGGGGTGAATCGATGCGACTTGCGTCGCGTTTGAGCGCTGGGGAGGATCCTGCCGCGGCTCGAAACCCGAGAGCCCGGCTGCTGGCCGCATGCATCGCGGCCGGTACGCTCGCCCTGTCCGGTTGCGTGGGCCTGCATCGAACCGTCGAACCGACGGAAGGCCACGTGAAGATCGCGCCGGCGCCGCCGGGCGAGATCCTGCCGCCGGTTCGTTCCAGCACGTTCGCCGTGCCGGTGCCCAAGCCGACGCTCAAACCGCCGACCTACAGCGTCGTCGTCAACGACGTTCCGGTGAAGGAGCTGCTGGTCGCGCTCGCACGCGACACGCGCCAGAACATCGATATCCATCCCGGGCTCACCGGGCTGGTCAGCCTCAATGCGATCAACGAGACCCTGCCCGCGATCCTGGAGCGCATCAGCAAGCAGGTGAACATGCGCGTGCGCTACGAGGGCAACACGATCCTGGTGCAGCCGGACACGCCCTATCTCAAGACGTATCGGGTCAACTACGTCAACATGGAGCGCGACAGCGAATCGCGCATCGGCGTCTCGGGCTCGATCACGGGGGGGCCGAGCACGAGCGGCGGCGGACAGGGCGGCGCTCAAGGCACGAACCAATCGCAGACCACGGTGAACACCAAGTCGCAGAATCACTTCTGGACCGTGCTGCGTGAGAACATCCGCAACATCCTGGCTTCGACCCAGGCGCTCGCGCAATCGGCGGAAGATAAGGCGGCTCGCAGCGAGGCGCTGCGGGCGGCGCGCGACGAGCGTATCGCCCAGGCCGAAGCGGTTGCGCGGGCGGGCGCCGCGGCCCCGTCGATGCTGGACAAGGTGATCGAAAACACCCCACCGCGCGACATCCCTGGCGATGTCAATCAAAGCATCGTGGTCAACCCGATCGCTGGAACCGTCAGCGTGCTCGCCACCGAACGCCAGCACGATCTCATTCGCCAGCACATCGACAGCGTGCTCAATGCGGTGCACCGCCAGGTGCTGATCGAAGCGACCATCGTGGAAGTGCGCCTGTCGGATGCCTACCAGGCGGGCATCGACTGGAGCCGGCTGCCCATAACCGGCGGCCTGAGCCTGACGCAAAGCCTGCTGTCGGGCTTCGGCACCGGGCTCACGCAAGGCGGCGACAACCAGTTCCGGGTCGGCTACGTCAACCCGGATTCGGGCATCGGCAACATATCGGCCACCGTGCGCCTGCTGGAGGAATTCGGCAACACGCGCGTGCTGTCGAGCCCGAAGCTGATGGCGATGAACAACCAGACGGCATTGCTCAAGGTGGTCGACAACGTCGTCTATTTCGAAATCAGCTCGTCCGTCAACCAAGTGGCCGACGCCGGGACGGTCACCGCCGTAACCACGACGGCAAAAACAGTGTCTGTGGGTGTGGTCATGGGCGTGACGCCGCAGATCAACGAGAACGGACGGGTCACACTGACCGTGCGGCCCTCGGTGTCCCGGGTGCTGCGCTTCGTGCCCGATCCCAATCCGGTGCTCGAGGTTCAGAACCTGGTGCCGGAAGTGCAGATCCGCGAGATGGAATCCGTGCTCCAGGTCGGCACCGGCCAGACCGTCGTGCTCGGCGGGCTCATGGAAGACGACATCCGGCATAATCGCGAGCAGATCCCGGGGGCCGATTACCTCGGCGGCGTGGGCGAGCTGTTTCGGTTTCGCGACAACCGCAACATCAAGCGCGAGCTGGTGATCTTCCTCAAGCCCACGATCGTTACCAATCCGTCGCTGCAATCCGACGAATTGCAGTTCTACCAGCGCTTCCTGCCGCAGATGATGCGGGCTCCCGCCGGAACGCCTGCCGCACCCGCAACGCCATGAGCCTGTTGCTCAAAGCCCTGCAAAACGCCGCCAGGAATCGCGAGGCGGCGGGTGCGACGCATGGCGAAACGGGCGCGGACAGTGGCGATCGTCCGGCCGCTCCGGGCGAGCTGACCCTGGAGCCGGTGCAACCCGCGCCGCGCGCCTCGACGCGGGCGCAGCCGTTGAGCGACGAAGACGGCGGGGAGCGCCATGCGGCGCCCAGACCGCAACAGGCGCAAACGGTTTTCCGGGCCGGCGCTCGCCCGGCTCGAACGGCGCGGAGCGGGCCGGGCCTCCTCGACTGGCTCGGGCGCCGGCCGCTGGTCGCCTTCAGCACCGCCGCCGGTCTGTTTGCCATCGGTTACGGCGTCTACCTGTACCTGCAGATCACCAACCCGGGCCTGTTCGTCGCCCAGCCGAGCTCGCCGCCGCCTCCGTCCCCGGCGCCAAAGGTCGCCGCGGCGCCGAGACCGGCCGAGCCGCCCTTGCCGGCGACCGGGCCCATGGCGGTGCCGCCAGGGCCCGCCGCACCTGCGACGAGCCCTGCACCTGCGCCAAGCCCCGCACCACCGGCTGCATCGGCGCCACCCATTCCGCCCTCCGCGCGCGCGACTCCGGCCGCGCCGGGCATGCCTCCTTCCGGCACCGGTTCAGCGCCCGGGGCGGCCGCTGGTTCGCCGGCCCCATCCGCTGCTGGATCGGTCACGCCTGCCACTCCCCCTTCGCCGCCCCGCGCCGCGGCGAGCGAACGGATCGCGGCCGAGCGGGCACCTTCTGCGCCGAGCCAGGCATCCGTTCCGAGCAGCGCCGCAACCCCTCCCATGGCTTCGCGCGGCAGTGCGACGCGGCCCAAACCCGCGGCAAAGACTTCGGTCGCAACCACACGCGAACCGCCTGAAGGGGTTGCTCCCGCAGGCGGCGCCCAGGTGGTCGCGGTGGACGCGAACGTCCTGTCGGCGTACCAGGCGCTGGAGCAAGGCCGGCTGGACGAGGCGGAACAGTTGTACCGCCAGGCGATGGCGTCCGATCCACGCAGCGTCGACGCCATGCTGGGGCTGGCAGCCACGCTCTCGCAGCAGAACCAGGGCGACGCGGCCAGTCGGCTCTACCTGCGGGTGCTGGAGCAGGAGCCGCGCAATGCCTACGCCCAGGCGGGATTGCTCAACATCGGTGGGCGAGCCGACCCGGTCGCGGCCGAGGCGCGCCTGAAGCAACTGATCGCGCGCGAGCCTTCGGCATTCCTCTATTTCAGCCTCGGCAACCTGTACTCCGGGCAAGGCCAGTGGGCGGCGGCGCAGAGCGCCTACTTCCAGGCCCACAACCTCGCCCCCGACAATCCCGACTACGCCTTCAATCTGGCTGTCGGGCTGGAACATCTGAGCCAGCCGAAGCTCGCGCTGGACTACTACCGCCGTGCCGTGGCCCTGGCACAATCTCGCGGCCACGCCCAGTTCGAGCTGGCGCCGGTGGAGAACCGCATTCGCGCCCTGGAAGCGACGCTGGCGCTTAATCCATAGAGCCGATTCGCCCGCTGCGCGGAGCCGTGCTATTTTCGCCGCATGAGGTCGGACGCCGAACCCCCGGCGATTCGCAACCCGGCTTGAGGCGCGGCATCCGCGCACAGTCCATCGCGTCATCCGTCTCTTAGGGAGCCCGTCGGCATTGGCCGAGCAACGCAAGAAACTTCGCTTGGGCGAGCTGCTGGTCCAGCAGGGCCTGATCACGGACGATCAGCTGCGCATCGGGCTCACCGAGCAGAAGTCGAACAACACCCCGATCGGGCGCCAGCTCGTTCGCCTCGGCTTCGTCACCGAAGCGGCGATACGCGACGCGATGGCGCGCACGGTCGGCCAGGAGTCGATCGACTTGTCGCAGGTTGTGGCCGACGCCGAGGCCTTGCGCCTGGTGCCGCAGGAATTCGCACGCCGCCATCGCGTGCTGCCGATCGCCTGGGATCCCGACGAGCGCGCATTGACCGTCGCCACCAGCGGCTTGTTCAACGTGGTTGCGCTCGATCAGCTGCGCGCCATGCTGGGGCAGGGGGTGCTGCTAAATACCCTGCTGGCCGCCGAGGCCCAGCTCGAGGACTGCATCGACCAGTTCTACGGCTTCGAGCTCTCGGTCGACGGCATCCTGCGCGAGATCGAGACCGGCGAGATCGACTACCAGAGCATGCAGGCGATCGGCGACGAGTACACCCAGCCGATGGTGCGGCTGGTGAACGCGCTGCTGGTCGACGCGGTCAAGCGCAGCGCCTCCGACATCCACCTCGAGCCCGAGTACGCGTTCCTGCGCATCCGCTTCCGCATCGACGGCGTGCTCGAGCAGGTGCGCAGCCTGCACAAGACCTACTGGCCGGGCATCGCGGTGCGCATCAAGGTGATGAGCGAGATGAACATCGCCGAGACGCGCGCGCCGCAGGACGGGCGCATTTCGCTCACGCTGAACGGGCGCCCGATCGACTTCCGCGTCTCCACCCAGCCCACCATCCACGGCGAGAACATCGTGCTGCGGGTGCTGGACCGGGAGAAGTCGATCATCAGCCTCGACAAGATGAATCTGGCGCCCGAATCGATGCCGAAGCTCAATCTCATGCTGGCGCGTCCCGAGGGCATCCTGATCGTTACCGGACCGACCGGAAGCGGCAAGACCACGACCCTGTACTCGCTGCTGGCCGAGATCAACGACGAGACGGTCAACATCATGACGTTGGAGGATCCGGTCGAGTATCCGCTCAACCTCATGCGCCAGACGTCGGTGAACGATGCGATCAAGATGGACTTCGCCAACGGCATCCGTTCGATCATGCGCCAGGATCCGGACATCATCCTGGTGGGCGAGGTGCGCGACCGCGAAACCGCGGAGATGGCGTTCCGCGCCGCGATGACCGGGCACCAGGTGTTCACCACGCTGCACACCAACTCGGCGCTCGGCGCCTTTCCGCGCCTGCTCGACATCGGCATACAGCCCGACATCATGTCGGGCAACATCATCGGCGTGATCGCCCAGCGCCTGGTGCGGGTGCTGTGCTCGTTCTGCAAGGAGGCCTATTTGCCCTCCCCGGAAGAGCGCCGGCTGCTGGGATCGCGCGAGGTGGGCGAAGTGAGCCTGTACCGCCCGGTCGGCTGCAAGCAGTGCGCCGGCAAGGGCTTCAAGGGCCGCATGGCGATCATGGAAATTCTGCTCATGGACGGGGATCTCGATGAGCTGGTCGCACGCCGCGCCACGACCCGGGAGTTGCGCACGCTCGCGCTCAGCAAGAGCTTCCGGCCGCTCGCGGACGAAGGCATTTCGCGCGTGCTGGACGGCAGCACGACCATCGGCGAAGTGTCGCGCGCGGTCGATTTGACCGGGCGGTATACATGATCGCGCC
Encoded here:
- a CDS encoding Type II secretory pathway component PulD, with the protein product MRLASRLSAGEDPAAARNPRARLLAACIAAGTLALSGCVGLHRTVEPTEGHVKIAPAPPGEILPPVRSSTFAVPVPKPTLKPPTYSVVVNDVPVKELLVALARDTRQNIDIHPGLTGLVSLNAINETLPAILERISKQVNMRVRYEGNTILVQPDTPYLKTYRVNYVNMERDSESRIGVSGSITGGPSTSGGGQGGAQGTNQSQTTVNTKSQNHFWTVLRENIRNILASTQALAQSAEDKAARSEALRAARDERIAQAEAVARAGAAAPSMLDKVIENTPPRDIPGDVNQSIVVNPIAGTVSVLATERQHDLIRQHIDSVLNAVHRQVLIEATIVEVRLSDAYQAGIDWSRLPITGGLSLTQSLLSGFGTGLTQGGDNQFRVGYVNPDSGIGNISATVRLLEEFGNTRVLSSPKLMAMNNQTALLKVVDNVVYFEISSSVNQVADAGTVTAVTTTAKTVSVGVVMGVTPQINENGRVTLTVRPSVSRVLRFVPDPNPVLEVQNLVPEVQIREMESVLQVGTGQTVVLGGLMEDDIRHNREQIPGADYLGGVGELFRFRDNRNIKRELVIFLKPTIVTNPSLQSDELQFYQRFLPQMMRAPAGTPAAPATP
- a CDS encoding tetratricopeptide repeat protein; translation: MSLLLKALQNAARNREAAGATHGETGADSGDRPAAPGELTLEPVQPAPRASTRAQPLSDEDGGERHAAPRPQQAQTVFRAGARPARTARSGPGLLDWLGRRPLVAFSTAAGLFAIGYGVYLYLQITNPGLFVAQPSSPPPPSPAPKVAAAPRPAEPPLPATGPMAVPPGPAAPATSPAPAPSPAPPAASAPPIPPSARATPAAPGMPPSGTGSAPGAAAGSPAPSAAGSVTPATPPSPPRAAASERIAAERAPSAPSQASVPSSAATPPMASRGSATRPKPAAKTSVATTREPPEGVAPAGGAQVVAVDANVLSAYQALEQGRLDEAEQLYRQAMASDPRSVDAMLGLAATLSQQNQGDAASRLYLRVLEQEPRNAYAQAGLLNIGGRADPVAAEARLKQLIAREPSAFLYFSLGNLYSGQGQWAAAQSAYFQAHNLAPDNPDYAFNLAVGLEHLSQPKLALDYYRRAVALAQSRGHAQFELAPVENRIRALEATLALNP
- a CDS encoding secretion system protein E, which produces MAEQRKKLRLGELLVQQGLITDDQLRIGLTEQKSNNTPIGRQLVRLGFVTEAAIRDAMARTVGQESIDLSQVVADAEALRLVPQEFARRHRVLPIAWDPDERALTVATSGLFNVVALDQLRAMLGQGVLLNTLLAAEAQLEDCIDQFYGFELSVDGILREIETGEIDYQSMQAIGDEYTQPMVRLVNALLVDAVKRSASDIHLEPEYAFLRIRFRIDGVLEQVRSLHKTYWPGIAVRIKVMSEMNIAETRAPQDGRISLTLNGRPIDFRVSTQPTIHGENIVLRVLDREKSIISLDKMNLAPESMPKLNLMLARPEGILIVTGPTGSGKTTTLYSLLAEINDETVNIMTLEDPVEYPLNLMRQTSVNDAIKMDFANGIRSIMRQDPDIILVGEVRDRETAEMAFRAAMTGHQVFTTLHTNSALGAFPRLLDIGIQPDIMSGNIIGVIAQRLVRVLCSFCKEAYLPSPEERRLLGSREVGEVSLYRPVGCKQCAGKGFKGRMAIMEILLMDGDLDELVARRATTRELRTLALSKSFRPLADEGISRVLDGSTTIGEVSRAVDLTGRYT